A single genomic interval of Agarivorans aestuarii harbors:
- the pstC gene encoding phosphate ABC transporter permease subunit PstC, translating to MNQTIAAPTQEFELKNSALLEALSQSSQKVDWVGRFFNLLFLVSALIGVLSVATIGYFLVLEGLPAIQFAGLTNFLLGVDWYPPALYGIGAMIVASVVSALGAVVIGVPVALLTAIFLAEVAPKWLANIIRPAVELLAGIPSVVYGFFGLVIIVPAIESTFNVPAGSTLLAAIIVLAVMILPTVITIAETSIRAIPRTYKEGSYALGASPMFTIFKVMLPAARSGILAGVVLGVARAVGETMAIIMVMGNSTAMPGSLLDSARSLTANIALEMSYATGIHASSLYSTGIVLLVFVMILNTSLVVLNRKRVK from the coding sequence ATGAATCAAACGATTGCTGCTCCAACTCAAGAATTTGAGTTGAAAAATTCTGCGCTATTAGAAGCGCTTAGCCAGTCTTCCCAAAAGGTCGACTGGGTTGGTCGTTTCTTTAACTTGCTGTTTTTGGTCAGTGCACTAATTGGTGTGCTATCGGTGGCGACTATTGGCTACTTCTTGGTGCTTGAGGGCTTACCGGCCATTCAGTTTGCCGGATTAACCAACTTCTTACTTGGTGTAGATTGGTATCCGCCAGCTTTATATGGCATTGGTGCCATGATTGTTGCGTCGGTGGTATCGGCCTTAGGTGCGGTAGTTATTGGCGTGCCAGTAGCCTTACTAACGGCAATATTCTTAGCTGAAGTTGCGCCGAAATGGTTGGCAAATATCATTCGCCCTGCCGTAGAGCTGCTAGCTGGCATTCCGTCGGTAGTATATGGTTTCTTTGGTTTGGTTATTATTGTTCCGGCAATTGAATCAACGTTTAATGTTCCTGCTGGTAGTACTTTGTTAGCAGCCATCATTGTTTTGGCGGTGATGATTTTACCTACCGTAATCACTATTGCAGAAACGTCTATTAGAGCGATTCCGCGGACTTATAAAGAAGGCTCTTATGCCTTAGGTGCTTCGCCGATGTTCACCATTTTTAAGGTGATGTTGCCAGCCGCCCGTTCGGGAATACTGGCAGGTGTGGTGCTAGGTGTTGCTCGCGCCGTAGGCGAAACCATGGCCATTATTATGGTGATGGGTAACTCAACAGCAATGCCGGGTTCGCTATTAGATTCAGCCCGTTCCCTAACCGCTAACATCGCCTTAGAGATGTCTTATGCCACAGGCATTCATGCCAGCTCTTTGTATTCAACGGGTATTGTTTTATTGGTATTTGTGATGATTTTGAATACCAGCTTAGTGGTATTAAACCGTAAGAGGGTGAAGTAA
- a CDS encoding phosphate ABC transporter substrate-binding protein encodes MKTKLITALSAASMLFATSAFASNTVTVSGSTSVSGIMEVLAEKYQATQHDVVEVQSTGSSAGIRAAKEGTSMIGMSSRDVKDSEKNEVTQEIVMAMDGIAVAVNNANEIKDLSIEQVKKIYMGEINNWKEVGGADQPIVAVTREVGSGTRGAFEDIMGLTRKINDVTVTAISPRAQVASGNGAIKTLVANNPYAIGFISLGSVDDSLAAVSIEGAAATKDNIKSGSYGIARPFVLLVNNQPAPEAQQFLDFIMGTDGQAIVAEEGYIEVN; translated from the coding sequence ATGAAAACCAAGTTAATCACGGCATTAAGTGCTGCTTCTATGTTGTTTGCTACTAGCGCGTTTGCAAGTAACACTGTTACCGTTTCTGGTTCTACTTCGGTATCAGGAATCATGGAAGTATTAGCTGAAAAATACCAAGCAACTCAGCATGACGTTGTTGAAGTTCAAAGTACTGGTTCTTCTGCAGGTATTCGAGCTGCTAAAGAAGGTACTAGCATGATTGGTATGTCTTCTCGTGATGTTAAAGATTCTGAAAAGAATGAAGTAACTCAAGAAATTGTTATGGCAATGGACGGAATTGCAGTAGCTGTAAACAATGCTAATGAAATAAAAGATTTAAGCATTGAGCAGGTTAAAAAAATCTACATGGGTGAGATTAATAACTGGAAAGAAGTAGGTGGCGCTGACCAACCTATCGTTGCAGTTACTCGCGAAGTAGGTTCGGGTACTCGTGGTGCATTTGAAGACATTATGGGTCTAACTCGTAAAATCAACGATGTAACTGTTACGGCTATCTCTCCACGTGCACAGGTTGCTAGTGGTAATGGTGCAATTAAAACTTTAGTGGCTAACAACCCTTACGCTATTGGTTTCATCTCTTTAGGTTCGGTTGATGACTCTTTAGCAGCAGTATCTATTGAAGGTGCAGCAGCGACTAAAGACAACATCAAATCTGGCTCTTACGGTATTGCGCGTCCATTCGTATTGTTGGTGAACAACCAACCTGCTCCTGAAGCTCAACAGTTCCTAGATTTCATTATGGGTACTGATGGTCAAGCGATTGTTGCTGAAGAAGGCTACATCGAAGTTAATTAA
- a CDS encoding YcbK family protein has translation MPGERFLSMTNLHTNESCEVCFWKSGEFQDKEVGLLDQLLRDFRRNEATEMDKALYMQMALLQDRLGGKVHFDIISGYRSLATNEMLRKNGGGVAKKSFHMTGQAVDLRVKGQSLAKVHKHALELKLGGVGYYPSSDFIHLDTGRVRSWRGS, from the coding sequence TTGCCGGGAGAGCGCTTTCTAAGCATGACCAATTTACATACCAACGAAAGCTGTGAGGTATGTTTTTGGAAAAGTGGTGAGTTTCAAGACAAGGAAGTAGGGCTGTTGGATCAATTGTTACGTGATTTTAGACGTAATGAAGCCACTGAGATGGATAAAGCCTTATATATGCAAATGGCCTTGTTGCAAGATCGTTTAGGTGGAAAGGTGCATTTTGATATCATATCTGGCTATCGATCACTGGCAACCAATGAGATGCTGCGTAAAAATGGTGGCGGGGTAGCTAAAAAAAGCTTCCATATGACCGGTCAAGCTGTGGATCTGCGCGTTAAGGGGCAATCTCTTGCGAAGGTTCATAAACATGCGCTTGAGCTAAAACTTGGTGGAGTAGGCTATTACCCATCTAGTGATTTTATTCATTTAGACACTGGAAGAGTGCGCAGCTGGCGCGGGTCTTAA
- a CDS encoding L,D-transpeptidase family protein: protein MSRLLLGIIVSCFSLHLHAAVSLLGPNEQASNVFTQANQTHLDTDISQSAIKALDTSPNSELGVGERLLSRLSWPVQASRESALVLKAEDYQVRYPDLQQSIQYFHPDSLWYGYPQARNTRDQLQWMLLEFSLAGGPKQLSDWLAQINAINNDNPQWEALYTDAFLGLMAFCQQLMRLDYAQSMALNNITAKPLVILIDEPWLAHLSRADLYQQLSSMRGELNIERLRYRQQILHWLNVQQQRKQQVNIASGPLISLNSRDWRVPLIRQRLAEFDIANQFVDLQLDTLDADTVIALKRFQTQHGLKADGIVGSDTLYWLNFKPVNRSKMLARNLLRKQLLERFMLSSNQQRIMVNVPAYQMTYLDKDSEVFQSKVVVGRASRATPLLVSEISSVVINPYWNVPRTIVRKDIIPKLRRNPGYVDQQRFELFDYQGQAVPREQIDWTRVKDTGAFPYRMRQRPGPGNALGAYKFHFDNQFAVYLHDTSSPELFSEQHRAFSSGCVRVEAADYLAETLLKQAGYSEQYKQRLIAKGEPKWVPLKQKVPVYLVYFTSWFDGSGGLHYRKDIYNFASADSFLAS from the coding sequence GTGAGCAGGTTGTTGTTGGGCATTATTGTAAGTTGTTTTAGTTTGCATCTTCATGCAGCGGTAAGCTTGCTTGGGCCTAACGAGCAAGCCAGTAATGTGTTTACACAAGCCAATCAAACTCATCTTGATACTGACATTTCGCAATCGGCTATTAAGGCTTTAGATACTTCTCCAAATAGTGAATTAGGTGTAGGAGAGCGCTTATTAAGTCGCTTAAGTTGGCCAGTTCAAGCGAGTAGAGAGTCAGCCTTGGTGCTTAAGGCAGAAGACTACCAAGTTCGTTATCCAGATCTTCAACAATCCATTCAATATTTTCATCCCGATTCACTTTGGTATGGTTACCCCCAGGCGAGAAATACCCGTGACCAACTACAGTGGATGTTGTTGGAGTTTAGTTTAGCTGGTGGCCCAAAACAGTTAAGTGATTGGCTGGCGCAAATAAATGCGATAAACAACGATAACCCACAGTGGGAAGCCTTATATACCGATGCCTTTTTGGGCTTAATGGCATTTTGCCAGCAGTTAATGCGTTTAGATTATGCCCAAAGTATGGCCTTAAACAACATTACTGCTAAGCCCTTGGTGATACTAATTGATGAACCGTGGCTGGCTCACTTAAGCCGAGCAGATTTGTATCAGCAGTTAAGTAGTATGCGCGGTGAACTGAACATTGAGCGTTTGCGTTATCGTCAGCAGATTTTGCATTGGTTAAATGTGCAACAGCAGCGAAAACAACAAGTGAATATTGCAAGTGGACCGCTGATTAGCTTAAACAGTCGTGACTGGCGGGTACCCTTAATTCGCCAGCGTCTTGCTGAGTTTGATATCGCTAATCAGTTTGTTGATTTGCAATTAGATACTTTGGACGCAGACACTGTAATTGCGTTAAAGCGTTTCCAAACGCAGCATGGTTTAAAGGCTGATGGCATAGTAGGGAGCGATACCCTGTATTGGCTAAACTTTAAGCCAGTGAATCGCTCCAAAATGTTGGCCAGAAACTTACTGCGTAAGCAGTTACTTGAGCGCTTTATGCTCAGTTCTAATCAGCAGCGTATTATGGTTAATGTGCCAGCTTATCAGATGACTTATCTAGATAAAGACAGTGAGGTCTTTCAATCTAAAGTGGTAGTTGGCAGAGCTTCACGAGCTACGCCTTTATTGGTGAGTGAAATAAGTAGTGTGGTGATAAACCCTTATTGGAACGTGCCAAGAACCATTGTTCGTAAAGACATAATTCCTAAGCTGCGTCGTAACCCTGGTTACGTTGACCAGCAACGTTTTGAGTTGTTTGACTATCAGGGACAAGCCGTGCCCAGAGAGCAAATCGATTGGACACGAGTTAAAGACACTGGCGCTTTTCCTTATCGTATGCGCCAGCGCCCTGGGCCTGGTAACGCACTAGGTGCTTATAAGTTTCATTTTGATAATCAGTTTGCGGTTTATTTACATGATACTTCTTCACCGGAATTGTTCTCTGAGCAACATCGGGCTTTTAGTTCCGGCTGCGTGCGGGTTGAGGCGGCTGATTACCTAGCAGAGACTTTGCTCAAACAGGCGGGTTATAGCGAACAGTATAAACAGCGTTTGATTGCTAAAGGTGAGCCTAAATGGGTTCCATTGAAACAAAAAGTACCGGTTTACTTGGTGTATTTTACCTCGTGGTTTGATGGTAGTGGCGGGCTACATTATCGAAAAGATATTTATAATTTTGCCTCTGCGGATTCTTTTTTAGCGAGCTAG
- a CDS encoding DUF924 family protein, with the protein MAYQDVLDFWFEQLNPQQWFSVDAKIDELISSQFFALLQQAVSGELFTWREQAQASLAEIIILDQFSRNIHRGQAGAFANDSLALCLSQQAVAKGFDQQLNLSQRSFLYMPYMHSESLVIHQQAEQLFKAPGLENNYQFELKHKVIIERFGRYPHRNQILGRESSPEEIAFLAGPDSSF; encoded by the coding sequence ATGGCTTATCAAGACGTTTTAGATTTTTGGTTTGAACAGCTAAACCCACAACAGTGGTTTAGTGTAGACGCTAAGATTGATGAACTCATTAGTAGTCAGTTTTTTGCTTTGTTGCAACAAGCTGTCAGTGGTGAGTTATTTACTTGGCGCGAGCAAGCGCAAGCAAGCTTAGCTGAAATCATAATATTGGATCAGTTCTCAAGAAATATTCATCGTGGTCAAGCTGGTGCTTTTGCTAACGATTCATTAGCACTATGCCTTTCGCAGCAAGCAGTAGCAAAAGGGTTTGATCAGCAGCTTAATCTAAGCCAACGAAGCTTTTTATATATGCCGTATATGCATAGCGAATCCTTAGTTATTCACCAGCAGGCAGAGCAGTTGTTTAAGGCACCAGGGTTAGAAAATAACTATCAGTTTGAGCTAAAGCATAAAGTGATTATTGAGCGCTTTGGACGCTACCCACACCGTAATCAAATACTTGGTAGAGAGTCTAGCCCTGAAGAAATCGCTTTTTTAGCGGGGCCTGACTCTTCTTTCTAA
- a CDS encoding helix-turn-helix transcriptional regulator has product MKTTDNILYRIKSQGGLTVKMLAEQLDITTMGVRQHLQSLENDELIEHFDKKVKVGRPTRYWQLTDKGHGRFPDCHSDLSVQLIGAVKQVFGESGLEQLVSHREQQSFTAYLQAMDGITSIADKLELLSNKRSQEGYMANWQRQQGSYLFVEDHCPICIAATECQGLCRSELDMLQKLFSECEVERTEHIVAGSRRCAYTLTPLDGYE; this is encoded by the coding sequence ATGAAAACCACAGATAACATCTTATATCGAATAAAAAGCCAGGGCGGGCTTACGGTAAAGATGTTAGCCGAACAGCTTGATATCACTACCATGGGCGTTCGTCAGCACCTGCAAAGCTTAGAAAACGATGAGCTAATCGAACACTTCGACAAAAAAGTAAAAGTAGGTAGACCAACTCGTTATTGGCAATTAACCGACAAAGGCCATGGGCGTTTTCCTGATTGCCACAGCGATTTAAGTGTTCAGCTTATCGGTGCGGTGAAGCAGGTATTCGGTGAATCTGGCTTAGAACAATTGGTTAGTCATCGTGAGCAGCAGAGTTTTACTGCTTACCTACAAGCGATGGATGGCATTACCAGTATTGCCGACAAGTTAGAGCTTTTGAGCAATAAGCGCAGCCAAGAAGGTTACATGGCCAATTGGCAGCGTCAGCAAGGTAGTTACCTGTTTGTTGAAGATCATTGCCCGATTTGCATAGCTGCTACCGAATGCCAAGGGTTATGCCGCTCTGAACTTGATATGCTGCAGAAGCTGTTTAGCGAATGCGAGGTAGAGCGCACCGAACACATTGTTGCTGGCTCGCGTCGTTGTGCCTATACCTTAACGCCTTTGGATGGTTATGAATAA